From a region of the Vibrio orientalis CIP 102891 = ATCC 33934 genome:
- a CDS encoding ABC transporter ATP-binding protein — protein MTKPEILLSARDLKVHFAINKHILPSKRKVVKAVDGIDLDVYRGETLGIVGESGCGKSTLARGLLRLIEPTDGQLHWKGENMRALGKQQLAQRRREFQMVFQDPSACLNPRLTIAECIAEPLLTHEPQLTRKGVEGRVIAMMDKVGLLASQRNRYPHEFSGGQCQRVGIARALILKPDLVVCDEPVSALDVSIQAQVINLLDDLKQEMGLTLVMIAHDLSVVRHISDRVMVMYLGKPMEVGRYDRVFDDARHPYTKALLSAVPIAHPTLARNRDIQLLPGDLPSPLNPPSGCVFRTRCPSATELCGAQKPTKSGHNDHHIFCTHTLLGSPQL, from the coding sequence ATGACAAAACCAGAAATATTGCTTTCAGCACGCGATCTTAAAGTCCACTTTGCTATCAACAAGCATATCCTGCCGAGTAAACGTAAAGTGGTTAAAGCGGTCGATGGCATTGACCTAGATGTATACCGTGGTGAAACCCTTGGTATTGTGGGTGAATCTGGCTGCGGAAAATCAACACTCGCACGTGGTTTATTACGCCTAATCGAGCCCACTGATGGACAATTGCATTGGAAAGGCGAGAATATGCGCGCCCTTGGAAAGCAACAATTAGCCCAGCGCCGCCGTGAGTTCCAAATGGTGTTCCAAGATCCATCCGCTTGTTTAAATCCGCGCCTGACAATTGCCGAATGCATCGCCGAGCCGTTGCTGACCCATGAACCACAATTGACGCGCAAAGGGGTAGAGGGCCGAGTCATCGCTATGATGGATAAAGTCGGCTTACTCGCAAGCCAACGTAACCGCTATCCCCATGAATTTTCTGGCGGACAGTGTCAGCGTGTTGGGATCGCTCGCGCACTGATTCTCAAGCCAGATTTAGTCGTGTGTGATGAGCCTGTCAGCGCGCTGGATGTCTCCATTCAAGCTCAAGTGATCAATCTGCTTGATGACCTTAAACAAGAGATGGGACTAACACTGGTGATGATCGCCCACGATCTTAGCGTGGTTCGTCATATCAGTGATCGTGTCATGGTCATGTACTTAGGTAAACCGATGGAAGTAGGACGCTACGACAGAGTCTTCGACGATGCGCGGCACCCGTATACCAAAGCGCTGTTGTCTGCGGTACCAATCGCTCATCCAACGTTAGCGCGTAATCGGGATATTCAATTATTGCCGGGAGATTTACCTTCACCACTGAATCCACCCAGTGGCTGTGTCTTCCGCACTCGTTGCCCAAGTGCCACAGAGCTATGCGGCGCACAAAAACCAACTAAGAGTGGTCACAATGATCACCATATTTTCTGTACACATACTTTGCTAGGAAGCCCACAATTATGA